In Rhodospirillum rubrum ATCC 11170, a genomic segment contains:
- a CDS encoding RNA pyrophosphohydrolase — protein MTPQPPLSAAGLPYRQGVGIMLINARGQVFVARRLDSPEAWQMPQGGIDAGEDPETAAWREMEEEIGTRNALLLGETAGWLGYDLPEELRGRLWGGRFQGQRQKWFAFRFTGQDADINLATAHPEFDAWRWVDVDTLVALIVPFKRPVYEQVVAELAGFAVPQPA, from the coding sequence ATGACCCCACAACCGCCCCTGTCCGCCGCTGGCCTGCCCTATCGCCAGGGGGTGGGGATCATGCTGATCAACGCCCGGGGTCAGGTTTTCGTCGCCCGCCGCCTTGACAGTCCCGAGGCTTGGCAGATGCCCCAAGGCGGAATCGACGCCGGCGAGGACCCCGAGACCGCCGCTTGGCGCGAGATGGAAGAGGAAATCGGCACCCGCAACGCCCTGCTGCTCGGCGAAACCGCCGGCTGGCTGGGCTATGACCTGCCCGAAGAGCTGCGCGGCCGCCTGTGGGGGGGACGCTTCCAGGGGCAGCGGCAGAAGTGGTTCGCCTTCCGCTTCACCGGTCAGGACGCCGACATCAACCTCGCCACCGCCCATCCCGAATTCGACGCCTGGCGCTGGGTCGATGTCGACACCCTGGTGGCGTTGATCGTGCCGTTCAAACGCCCGGTCTATGAGCAGGTGGTGGCCGAACTCGCCGGCTTCGCCGTTCCCCAGCCGGCCTGA
- a CDS encoding divergent polysaccharide deacetylase family protein, which yields MKIPSLPKSGKPSRPGASRPGAAADKPSRSPAALSSAAEDDIDVGDDLEFDIAPDPLPPPTPLPRSSAGGGLGEALRGLFRRTDDPDTAPHYYDLRAEPRERRGWLMAGAALLLAGGLVGAWMTVRSPDEPRTPGPVNSGASITLPLPAAEGRLGLLTPPGEAGQTSDRSAQRRPWLSEAAPSAMPDAGQDPAQDRAEPPQPAAPAAIAAPPPTPEPASPPAAAVPPPVAPPPTVASPTPAAPPAVAPAPAVTAAPPPAPAAGAFQRPSGALLPSEVAVALPRGSSPPLEEGFRPGRTPSYNDLPAPGTFPAPSLGDAPSSDLLRSSEHGLLPVIAADGRMPWRTYARPFTGDATRPRVAIIVSGLGMREAATQAAITRLPPDVTLAFDPYAPALPAWMGKARQSGHETLLELPVEPTGYPAIDPGPLALLSGLSEIENRSRLETVLGRSGGYVGVLATAAGRFTDTPASLRGLLDALKSRGLLYVHRGSPTAVNVNGDAAPPVNIVTARIDDTPNQRAIDARLEYLGQVARAQGYAIGVVGASPVALYRLNRWLGGLEGEGLVLAPASAVMVTGERRATQ from the coding sequence GTGAAAATCCCCTCCCTGCCCAAATCTGGCAAGCCGTCGCGCCCCGGGGCCTCGCGCCCGGGCGCGGCCGCGGACAAGCCCTCCCGATCCCCGGCCGCCCTCTCGAGCGCGGCCGAGGATGATATCGACGTTGGCGATGATCTGGAGTTCGACATCGCCCCCGATCCTTTACCCCCGCCCACGCCGCTTCCCCGGTCCTCGGCCGGCGGCGGCCTGGGCGAGGCATTGCGCGGCCTGTTCCGCCGCACCGATGATCCCGACACCGCCCCCCATTACTACGACCTGCGGGCCGAACCCCGCGAGCGCCGGGGTTGGCTGATGGCCGGCGCCGCGCTGCTTCTGGCCGGCGGATTGGTCGGCGCCTGGATGACGGTGCGCAGCCCCGACGAGCCGCGCACCCCCGGGCCGGTCAATAGCGGCGCCTCGATCACCTTGCCGCTTCCCGCGGCCGAAGGCCGTCTGGGGTTGTTGACCCCGCCCGGAGAAGCTGGTCAGACCAGCGACCGCTCGGCCCAACGCCGCCCCTGGCTCAGCGAAGCGGCGCCCTCGGCGATGCCCGACGCCGGCCAAGATCCCGCCCAGGACAGGGCCGAACCCCCGCAGCCGGCCGCCCCGGCCGCCATCGCCGCGCCGCCGCCCACGCCAGAGCCTGCCTCGCCGCCGGCCGCCGCCGTGCCGCCGCCGGTCGCGCCCCCACCGACGGTGGCAAGCCCGACGCCCGCCGCCCCGCCGGCCGTGGCTCCGGCCCCGGCTGTGACCGCCGCTCCGCCCCCCGCCCCGGCCGCCGGCGCCTTCCAGCGGCCAAGCGGCGCCCTGCTTCCCAGCGAGGTGGCGGTGGCCCTGCCGCGCGGGTCCTCGCCGCCCTTGGAAGAGGGCTTTCGCCCCGGCCGCACGCCTTCGTACAACGACCTTCCCGCTCCGGGTACCTTCCCGGCGCCCAGCCTGGGCGATGCGCCGTCAAGCGATTTGCTGCGCAGTTCCGAGCATGGCCTGCTGCCGGTGATCGCCGCCGATGGCCGCATGCCCTGGCGCACCTATGCCCGCCCCTTCACCGGCGACGCCACCCGCCCCAGGGTGGCGATCATCGTCAGCGGTCTTGGCATGCGCGAAGCCGCCACCCAGGCGGCGATCACCCGGCTGCCGCCGGACGTGACCCTGGCCTTCGATCCCTATGCTCCGGCCCTGCCGGCATGGATGGGCAAGGCCCGCCAGTCCGGTCATGAAACGCTTCTGGAACTGCCCGTCGAACCCACCGGCTATCCGGCGATCGATCCCGGCCCGCTGGCCCTGCTCAGCGGTTTGTCCGAGATCGAGAACCGCAGCCGCCTGGAAACCGTGCTCGGGCGGAGCGGCGGCTATGTCGGCGTGTTGGCGACCGCCGCCGGCCGCTTCACCGACACCCCGGCCTCGCTGCGCGGCTTGCTCGATGCCTTGAAAAGCCGTGGCCTTTTGTATGTTCACCGGGGATCGCCCACCGCCGTCAATGTCAACGGCGATGCCGCGCCGCCGGTCAATATCGTGACCGCGCGCATCGATGACACCCCCAACCAACGCGCCATCGACGCCCGCCTCGAGTACCTTGGGCAGGTCGCCCGCGCCCAGGGCTATGCCATCGGCGTCGTCGGCGCCTCCCCGGTCGCCCTCTACCGCCTCAATCGCTGGCTGGGGGGACTGGAGGGCGAGGGTCTGGTGCTGGCGCCAGCTTCGGCGGTGATGGTGACCGGCGAACGGAGAGCCACCCAATGA
- a CDS encoding murein hydrolase activator EnvC family protein translates to MRRTDPSRLFQTTALGAGAAVWLTLGGLCLSPGAQAAAPPAPPTTTTPKDLKAVETALEREARERERLEREAAAAAQDIEGLGAKVVASARRVQDHEETLSTLEIQLADLRTEDKTLREALARRDIQVIHVLTAVQRLAWRPTEALLVQPAPPADTVRGAILLRAAIPRIEQNARDIVAQLKILRTLDTTMRAQRAQIRATSDSLRAEHTALREMIDRKSTLAREIKARTEAAADRMDQLAREAKDIRDLMARLEEERIRREAEEKLRAEQEERAEKQRLAEEERLTKLRIAQEERDRLRRAEAERLAALAAQAKPAAPPASQVVQPAQPPQGAQPAPPPQGAQPTPPPQVAMAQPTPPPRPASLPRTPPPTGESFERARGAMPFPARGPLVGRYGERTPLGDTLKGVRVVTRGGGQVVSPHEGTVVFAGPFRGYGNLLIIDHGGGYHTLLAGLGRIDGVVGQRLAAGEPVGIMPDVVGGGDGSPTLYVELRRKGQPINPLPWLTASKGNASG, encoded by the coding sequence GTGCGTCGCACTGATCCCTCGCGTCTTTTCCAGACCACAGCCCTGGGCGCCGGGGCTGCGGTCTGGTTGACCCTGGGCGGGCTTTGCTTAAGTCCCGGCGCCCAGGCGGCGGCTCCGCCGGCGCCACCGACCACCACCACGCCCAAGGACCTCAAGGCGGTGGAGACCGCCCTGGAACGCGAGGCGCGCGAACGCGAACGCCTGGAGCGCGAGGCCGCCGCCGCCGCCCAGGATATCGAAGGCCTGGGCGCCAAGGTGGTCGCCAGCGCCCGCCGCGTCCAAGACCACGAGGAAACCCTCTCGACGCTTGAAATCCAGCTTGCCGACTTGCGCACCGAGGACAAGACCCTGCGCGAGGCCCTGGCGCGGCGCGATATCCAGGTCATCCACGTGCTGACTGCCGTGCAGCGGCTGGCCTGGCGACCGACCGAGGCGCTGCTGGTTCAGCCCGCCCCGCCCGCCGATACGGTGCGCGGGGCGATTTTGTTGCGCGCGGCGATTCCGCGCATCGAACAAAACGCCCGCGATATCGTCGCCCAACTGAAGATCCTGCGCACCCTCGACACCACCATGCGCGCCCAGCGCGCCCAGATTCGCGCAACAAGCGACTCGCTGCGCGCCGAACACACGGCGTTGCGCGAGATGATTGATCGCAAAAGCACCCTGGCCCGCGAAATCAAGGCCCGCACCGAAGCCGCCGCCGACCGCATGGACCAACTGGCCCGCGAGGCCAAGGATATCCGCGACCTGATGGCCCGCCTGGAAGAGGAACGCATCCGCCGCGAAGCCGAGGAAAAGCTCCGGGCCGAGCAGGAGGAGCGGGCCGAGAAGCAACGTCTGGCCGAGGAGGAGCGCCTGACCAAGCTGCGCATCGCCCAGGAGGAACGCGACCGCCTGCGCCGCGCCGAAGCCGAAAGGCTGGCCGCCCTGGCCGCCCAGGCCAAGCCGGCCGCGCCGCCCGCCTCGCAGGTGGTTCAACCCGCGCAGCCCCCGCAGGGGGCTCAACCCGCGCCCCCCCCGCAGGGGGCTCAACCCACGCCGCCCCCACAGGTGGCCATGGCCCAGCCGACGCCACCGCCCCGCCCCGCCTCGCTGCCGCGCACCCCGCCGCCAACGGGCGAAAGCTTCGAACGCGCCCGCGGCGCCATGCCTTTTCCGGCGCGCGGCCCGCTTGTCGGCCGCTACGGGGAAAGGACGCCGCTTGGCGATACGCTCAAGGGCGTGCGGGTGGTCACCCGGGGCGGCGGACAGGTCGTCAGCCCCCATGAAGGCACGGTTGTTTTCGCCGGACCCTTCCGGGGCTATGGCAATCTCTTGATCATCGATCACGGCGGGGGATATCATACCCTGCTCGCGGGCCTCGGCCGGATCGACGGCGTCGTCGGACAACGGCTTGCGGCGGGCGAACCCGTGGGAATCATGCCAGACGTCGTCGGGGGCGGCGATGGTTCTCCTACGCTCTACGTTGAATTACGCCGCAAGGGCCAACCCATAAATCCCCTCCCCTGGCTTACGGCAAGCAAAGGCAACGCTAGCGGATGA
- a CDS encoding ferritin-like domain-containing protein: MSNWTPDDIDWSAFAADRVDSDLLKIAKAAALTESNGALYGLYLSRVFHDEPAFQEKTTLWAAEEVQHGEVLGRWASLADPTFDYADALRRFRAGYTIETEVEGSVRGSKTSEMVARCIVEAGTSSFYTALKDASREPVFSDICRRIAADEFRHYKLFLDTLDILLAREGAGVVRRLMVALGRIRETEDDELSFAYHCANYPDRPYVRETAYKDYAARAFGAYQKVHAQRAAAMVLKAAGLSSQGRLGQLAGSLLWVYMRGKLRTARAA, from the coding sequence ATGAGCAACTGGACGCCCGACGACATCGACTGGTCGGCCTTTGCCGCCGACCGGGTTGACTCCGATCTGTTGAAAATCGCCAAGGCGGCGGCGCTGACCGAAAGCAACGGGGCTCTCTACGGGCTTTATCTGTCCCGGGTGTTTCATGACGAACCGGCGTTCCAGGAAAAGACCACCCTGTGGGCCGCCGAGGAGGTCCAGCACGGCGAGGTTCTGGGGCGCTGGGCTTCCCTGGCCGATCCGACCTTCGACTACGCCGACGCCCTGAGGCGTTTTCGCGCCGGCTATACCATCGAGACCGAGGTCGAGGGCAGCGTGCGCGGCTCCAAGACCAGCGAGATGGTGGCGCGCTGCATCGTCGAGGCCGGCACCAGTTCGTTCTACACCGCCCTCAAGGACGCCTCGCGCGAGCCGGTCTTTAGCGATATCTGCCGGCGCATCGCCGCCGACGAGTTCCGCCATTACAAGCTGTTCCTGGATACCCTGGATATCCTGCTCGCCCGCGAAGGTGCGGGCGTGGTGCGTCGGCTGATGGTGGCTTTAGGCCGCATTCGCGAGACCGAGGACGACGAACTGTCCTTCGCCTATCACTGCGCCAATTACCCCGACCGGCCCTATGTGCGCGAAACCGCCTATAAGGATTACGCCGCCCGCGCCTTCGGCGCTTACCAAAAGGTCCACGCCCAGCGGGCGGCGGCGATGGTCCTCAAGGCCGCCGGGCTGTCATCACAGGGCCGGCTGGGGCAATTGGCCGGATCGCTGCTCTGGGTCTATATGCGCGGCAAACTGCGCACCGCCCGCGCCGCCTGA
- a CDS encoding S41 family peptidase — MTWKTWISASAIAFTAFTAGQLYHTEQAEAARGEETYQLLDLFADVFERVKRDYVEEVGDDQLIEAAINGMLTSLDPHSSYLNAKHFEDMQVQTKGEFGGLGIEVTQEDGFIKVVSPIDETPAALAGLQPGDFITHLDGESVLGLSLADAVEKMRGPVGKEIRLTIQRVGKEPFDVTLKRDTIKIQSVKSRMEGDVGYVRITSFSEQTEKSLREALDDLRSKGGDSIKGYVLDLRNNPGGLLEQAIAVSDVFLDKGEIVSTRARDAKDTQRFNARPGDLTKGMPVVVLINSGSASASEIVAGALQDHHRALIVGTKSFGKGSVQTIMPLPGHGAMRLTTARYYTPSGRSIQALGIDPDIQVEPARIEAISAQNEMRSEAELRNALKNDTLKPSLGVKPANGLPPSQVRNDQTPQADTDYQLARAVDLIRGLAIYRSKSIQ, encoded by the coding sequence ATGACCTGGAAGACTTGGATCTCGGCCAGCGCGATCGCCTTCACGGCGTTCACGGCTGGACAGCTTTATCATACCGAACAGGCCGAGGCGGCCCGGGGAGAGGAGACCTATCAGCTTCTCGACCTGTTCGCCGACGTTTTCGAGCGGGTCAAACGCGACTATGTCGAGGAAGTTGGCGATGACCAACTGATCGAAGCCGCGATCAACGGCATGCTGACCTCGCTCGATCCCCACTCCAGTTACCTGAACGCCAAGCACTTCGAGGACATGCAGGTCCAGACCAAGGGCGAATTCGGCGGCCTTGGCATTGAAGTGACCCAGGAGGACGGGTTTATCAAGGTGGTCTCGCCGATCGACGAGACCCCCGCCGCCCTGGCCGGACTGCAGCCCGGCGATTTCATCACCCATCTCGACGGCGAAAGCGTTCTTGGGCTGTCGCTGGCCGATGCGGTGGAAAAGATGCGCGGCCCGGTGGGCAAGGAAATCCGCCTCACCATTCAGCGGGTGGGCAAGGAACCCTTCGACGTCACCCTCAAGCGCGACACCATCAAGATCCAGTCGGTCAAATCCCGCATGGAAGGCGATGTCGGCTATGTCCGCATCACCAGCTTCTCCGAGCAGACCGAGAAATCCCTGCGCGAGGCGCTCGACGATCTGCGCTCCAAGGGCGGGGACTCGATCAAGGGCTATGTGCTTGATCTGCGCAACAACCCCGGTGGCCTGCTGGAACAGGCGATCGCCGTGTCCGATGTCTTCCTCGACAAGGGCGAGATCGTCTCGACCCGCGCCCGCGACGCCAAGGACACCCAGCGCTTCAACGCCCGGCCGGGTGATCTGACCAAGGGCATGCCCGTGGTCGTTCTGATCAACAGCGGGTCGGCCTCGGCCAGCGAAATCGTCGCCGGCGCCTTGCAAGATCATCATCGGGCGCTGATCGTCGGCACCAAGTCCTTTGGCAAGGGCTCGGTCCAGACCATCATGCCGCTGCCCGGCCATGGCGCCATGCGCCTGACCACGGCCCGCTACTACACGCCGTCCGGGCGCTCCATCCAGGCGCTGGGCATCGATCCCGACATCCAGGTCGAACCCGCCCGGATCGAGGCGATCAGCGCCCAGAACGAGATGCGCAGCGAAGCCGAACTGCGCAACGCCTTGAAGAACGACACCCTCAAGCCGAGCCTGGGGGTCAAGCCGGCCAATGGTCTGCCGCCCAGTCAGGTTCGCAACGACCAGACTCCGCAGGCCGATACCGACTATCAGCTCGCCCGCGCCGTGGATCTGATCCGCGGTCTGGCGATCTATCGCTCCAAGTCCATCCAGTAA
- the atpD gene encoding F0F1 ATP synthase subunit beta, whose translation MAKNNLGTITQVTGAVVDVKFEGELPSILSALETDNHGNRLVLEVAQHLGESVVRTIAMDSTEGLVRGQQVTSTGGPITVPVGPQVLGRIMNVIGEPVDERGPVVTAQRYPIHRQAPTFAEQATETEILVTGIKVIDLIAPYTKGGKVGLFGGAGVGKTVLIQELINNVAKGHGGYSVFAGVGERTREGNDLYHEMIDAGIIDLEGDKSKVALVYGQMNEPPGARARVALAGLTQAEYFRDEEGQDVLFFVDNIFRFTQAGSEVSALLGRIPSAVGYQPTLATDMGALQERITSTKKGSITSVQAIYVPADDLTDPAPAASFAHLDATTTLNRSIAELGIYPAVDPLDSTSRALDPLVVGEEHYKVAREVQRVLQTYKSLQDIIAILGMDELSEEDRLVVARARKIQRFLSQPFHVAEVFTGSPGKLVSLEDTIKGFKGLVEGEYDHLPEQAFYMVGNMAEAIEKAKKMAAEAA comes from the coding sequence ATGGCCAAGAACAACCTCGGTACGATCACGCAGGTGACGGGCGCTGTCGTTGACGTGAAGTTCGAGGGTGAACTTCCGTCGATCCTTTCCGCCCTCGAGACCGATAATCACGGGAACCGTCTGGTTCTCGAAGTGGCGCAGCATCTGGGCGAGAGCGTGGTCCGCACCATCGCCATGGACAGCACGGAAGGTCTGGTCCGCGGCCAGCAGGTCACGTCGACCGGCGGTCCGATCACCGTTCCGGTCGGCCCCCAGGTGCTGGGGCGCATCATGAACGTCATCGGCGAGCCCGTTGACGAGCGTGGCCCGGTGGTCACGGCGCAGCGCTATCCGATCCACCGTCAGGCTCCGACCTTCGCCGAGCAGGCGACGGAAACCGAGATCCTCGTCACCGGCATCAAGGTCATCGATCTGATCGCCCCCTACACCAAGGGCGGCAAGGTCGGCCTGTTCGGCGGCGCCGGCGTCGGCAAGACCGTGCTGATCCAGGAACTGATCAACAACGTCGCCAAGGGTCACGGCGGGTATTCGGTGTTCGCCGGCGTCGGCGAGCGCACCCGTGAGGGCAACGATCTTTATCACGAGATGATCGACGCCGGGATTATCGACCTGGAAGGCGACAAGTCGAAGGTCGCCCTAGTTTATGGCCAGATGAACGAGCCGCCGGGTGCGCGCGCCCGCGTCGCCCTGGCCGGTCTGACCCAGGCCGAATACTTCCGCGACGAAGAAGGCCAGGACGTGTTGTTCTTCGTCGACAACATCTTCCGCTTCACCCAGGCCGGTTCGGAAGTGTCGGCCCTGCTCGGTCGTATCCCCTCGGCCGTGGGCTATCAGCCGACCCTGGCCACCGACATGGGCGCCCTGCAAGAGCGTATCACCTCGACCAAGAAGGGCTCGATCACCTCGGTTCAGGCGATTTACGTGCCCGCCGACGATCTGACCGACCCGGCGCCGGCCGCCTCCTTCGCCCACCTCGACGCGACGACGACGCTCAACCGCTCGATCGCCGAGCTGGGCATCTACCCGGCCGTCGATCCGCTCGATTCGACCTCCCGCGCCCTTGATCCGCTGGTGGTTGGCGAAGAGCACTACAAGGTGGCCCGCGAAGTTCAGCGCGTGTTGCAGACCTATAAGTCGCTCCAGGACATCATCGCCATCCTTGGCATGGACGAGCTGTCCGAAGAGGACCGTCTGGTCGTCGCCCGCGCCCGCAAGATCCAGCGCTTCCTGTCCCAGCCGTTCCATGTGGCCGAAGTGTTCACCGGCTCGCCGGGCAAGCTGGTCAGCCTCGAAGACACGATCAAGGGCTTCAAGGGTCTGGTCGAGGGCGAGTACGATCACCTGCCCGAACAGGCTTTCTATATGGTCGGCAACATGGCCGAAGCCATCGAGAAGGCCAAGAAGATGGCCGCCGAAGCCGCCTGA
- the gpmI gene encoding 2,3-bisphosphoglycerate-independent phosphoglycerate mutase: MTSQMPPFRRPRPVVLCILDGWGHRDDPTDNAIALANTPTWDRLMATCPHSLIATSGADVGLPAGQMGNSEVGHMNIGAGRVVMQDLPRIDAALADGSVAHFPALVRFIDALRASGGTAHLLGLLSPGGVHSHQDHIAKLARVIAAAGVPVKIHAFLDGRDTPPRSALGFLETFAAAAGPEAPIATVSGRYYAMDRDKRFDRVRLAYDVLVSGKGESAADAASAVSQFYDSKDKGDEFVLPTAIAGYDGMKDGDGVFMVNYRSDRAREITQALLDPTFDGFERQPPHFAGALAMTEYSTAHNAFMDVLFGPESLNNILGQVVSEAGMTQLRIAETEKYAHVTFFFNGGRETSFPGEERILIPSPKVATYDLQPEMSAPELTDRLVEVIDAGRFDVIIVNYANGDMVGHSGILEAAIKAVEAVDGCLGRVEEAVVRAGGTMLVTADHGNAELMRDPVTGEPHTAHTTGRVDLLLVNGPEGASLADGRLADLSPTLLALIGLPQPAEMTGKTLVAKAAVAVGASH, encoded by the coding sequence ATGACCTCCCAGATGCCACCGTTCCGACGCCCCCGTCCGGTCGTGCTTTGCATCCTTGACGGCTGGGGTCACCGCGATGATCCGACCGATAACGCCATCGCCCTGGCCAATACCCCGACCTGGGATCGCCTGATGGCCACCTGCCCCCATTCCCTGATCGCCACCAGCGGCGCCGATGTCGGCCTGCCCGCTGGTCAAATGGGCAATTCCGAGGTCGGCCATATGAACATCGGCGCCGGCCGGGTGGTGATGCAGGATCTGCCGCGCATCGACGCCGCCCTCGCCGACGGCTCGGTCGCCCATTTCCCCGCCCTCGTGCGCTTCATCGACGCCCTGCGCGCCAGCGGCGGCACCGCCCATCTGCTGGGGCTGCTCTCGCCCGGTGGAGTCCATTCCCACCAGGACCATATCGCCAAGCTGGCCCGCGTCATCGCCGCCGCCGGGGTGCCGGTGAAGATCCACGCCTTCCTCGACGGCCGCGACACGCCGCCGCGCTCGGCGCTGGGGTTCCTTGAAACCTTCGCCGCCGCCGCCGGACCCGAGGCGCCGATCGCCACCGTTTCGGGCCGCTATTACGCCATGGACCGCGACAAGCGCTTTGACCGGGTGCGTCTGGCCTATGACGTGCTTGTCAGCGGCAAGGGCGAAAGCGCCGCCGATGCCGCCAGCGCGGTTTCCCAGTTCTACGACTCGAAGGACAAGGGCGACGAATTCGTTCTGCCCACCGCCATCGCCGGCTATGACGGGATGAAGGATGGCGATGGCGTGTTCATGGTCAATTACCGCTCCGACCGCGCCCGCGAGATCACCCAGGCCCTGCTCGACCCCACGTTCGATGGCTTTGAGCGCCAGCCGCCCCATTTCGCCGGCGCCTTGGCGATGACCGAGTATTCCACCGCCCATAACGCCTTCATGGATGTGCTGTTCGGCCCCGAAAGCCTGAATAACATCCTGGGGCAAGTGGTGTCGGAAGCCGGGATGACCCAGTTGCGCATCGCCGAGACCGAGAAATACGCCCACGTCACCTTCTTCTTCAACGGCGGCCGGGAAACCAGTTTCCCGGGCGAGGAACGCATCCTGATTCCCAGCCCCAAGGTCGCCACCTATGACCTTCAGCCCGAAATGTCGGCCCCCGAACTGACCGACCGTCTGGTCGAGGTCATCGACGCCGGGCGCTTCGATGTCATCATCGTCAATTACGCCAATGGCGATATGGTCGGCCATTCGGGCATCCTGGAAGCGGCGATCAAGGCGGTCGAGGCCGTCGATGGCTGCCTGGGCCGGGTCGAAGAGGCGGTGGTGCGGGCCGGGGGCACCATGCTGGTCACCGCCGACCACGGCAATGCCGAGCTGATGCGCGATCCGGTGACCGGCGAGCCCCACACCGCCCATACCACCGGCCGCGTCGATCTGCTGCTGGTCAACGGTCCCGAGGGCGCCAGCCTCGCCGATGGCCGGCTGGCCGATCTGTCGCCGACCCTGCTCGCCCTGATCGGCCTGCCCCAGCCCGCCGAGATGACCGGCAAGACGCTGGTCGCCAAGGCCGCGGTGGCCGTCGGTGCGTCGCACTGA
- a CDS encoding esterase-like activity of phytase family protein, translated as MRTLRMILLAGMAASALTAPSAGAAEVTALDLGAATAARLAMGHVRFANGHDYNATVGFGSGAFHRPGDPPGTLYAVTDRGPNIDCAEIGAVVGMSAEALCAGDTAAKVFPFPAFTPTIYTLSIGDAGVEIVDALPIKTRSGRPITGLPNPLTLTDTEGAFDADGRPLTPDASGLDVEAVARAADGSFWVAEEYGPSIVHIADDGRVLVRYVPQGLEKDLAAADYTVKGTLPAILAKRKLNRGIESLGLSADGRTLYAALQSPLVNPDTAAYKTSRAVRLLKIDAATGEALNEYVYPEDEAASFTADAKAGKVKQSDVKISELVVVGQDKLVVLERISKTTKFHLVELGAGASDLLGSPWDDPKTSPSLEATPDLAAKGVIPLSKTLMLTAEGGPFPEKIESIALLDESTLVVISDNDFAITGDQTKVVRIALDKPWN; from the coding sequence ATGAGAACGCTGAGGATGATCCTTTTGGCGGGCATGGCGGCAAGCGCCCTGACCGCGCCGTCCGCCGGGGCGGCCGAGGTCACGGCCCTTGATCTGGGCGCGGCGACGGCGGCGCGGCTGGCGATGGGTCACGTGCGCTTCGCCAATGGTCATGACTATAACGCGACCGTCGGCTTTGGCAGCGGCGCCTTCCACCGGCCCGGCGACCCGCCGGGAACGCTGTATGCGGTCACCGATCGCGGTCCCAATATCGACTGCGCCGAGATCGGGGCAGTGGTCGGGATGAGCGCCGAAGCGCTGTGCGCGGGCGACACCGCCGCCAAGGTCTTCCCCTTCCCGGCCTTCACGCCGACAATCTACACCCTGTCGATCGGCGACGCGGGCGTCGAGATCGTGGACGCCCTGCCGATCAAGACCCGCTCGGGCCGGCCGATCACCGGCTTGCCCAACCCCTTGACCCTCACCGATACCGAAGGCGCCTTCGATGCCGACGGCCGGCCGCTGACACCCGATGCTAGCGGCCTTGATGTCGAGGCGGTGGCGCGGGCCGCCGATGGCTCGTTTTGGGTGGCCGAGGAATATGGCCCCTCGATCGTCCATATCGCCGACGATGGCCGGGTTCTGGTGCGCTATGTTCCCCAGGGACTGGAAAAGGATCTGGCGGCCGCCGATTACACGGTGAAAGGCACGCTGCCGGCCATCCTTGCCAAACGCAAACTCAATCGCGGCATCGAATCCCTTGGCCTGTCAGCCGATGGCCGGACCCTTTATGCCGCCTTGCAAAGCCCGCTGGTCAATCCCGACACCGCCGCCTACAAGACCTCGCGCGCCGTCCGCCTGCTCAAGATCGACGCCGCCACGGGCGAAGCCCTGAACGAATACGTCTATCCCGAGGACGAGGCGGCCAGCTTCACCGCCGATGCCAAGGCCGGCAAGGTCAAGCAGAGCGACGTTAAGATTTCCGAACTGGTGGTGGTCGGCCAAGACAAACTGGTGGTGCTCGAGCGCATCAGCAAAACCACCAAATTCCATCTTGTCGAGCTTGGCGCCGGGGCCTCTGATCTGTTGGGCTCGCCCTGGGACGACCCGAAGACCAGCCCCAGCCTGGAAGCCACCCCCGATCTTGCCGCCAAAGGAGTCATTCCCCTGAGCAAGACCCTGATGCTGACGGCCGAAGGGGGGCCCTTCCCCGAAAAGATCGAAAGCATCGCCCTGCTTGACGAGTCGACCCTGGTGGTGATCAGCGACAACGACTTCGCCATCACCGGCGATCAAACCAAGGTGGTGCGCATCGCCCTGGATAAGCCGTGGAACTAG
- a CDS encoding F0F1 ATP synthase subunit epsilon, with amino-acid sequence MAETTEFELVSPERLLFSEPVEMVVVPGTDGDFGAMPRHAPLLSTVRPGVISTYNGGKVQRRIFVAGGFAEVTEDRCTVLADEAFDLASLSEEAVRARLQAADDRLKEATSEAEKAEAAQAKAIAEALLAARKG; translated from the coding sequence ATGGCCGAAACCACTGAATTCGAACTGGTCTCGCCCGAGCGGCTGCTGTTTTCCGAGCCCGTGGAAATGGTGGTGGTTCCCGGCACCGACGGCGACTTCGGTGCGATGCCCCGCCACGCCCCGCTGCTGTCGACGGTCCGTCCCGGGGTGATCAGCACCTATAACGGCGGCAAGGTTCAACGGCGCATCTTCGTGGCCGGCGGCTTCGCCGAAGTCACCGAGGATCGTTGCACCGTTCTGGCCGATGAAGCCTTCGATCTCGCCAGCCTGAGCGAGGAGGCCGTTCGCGCCCGCCTCCAGGCCGCCGACGACCGGCTGAAGGAAGCCACCAGCGAGGCCGAGAAGGCCGAGGCCGCCCAGGCCAAGGCCATCGCCGAGGCTTTGCTGGCAGCCCGCAAGGGCTGA